The Salvelinus namaycush isolate Seneca chromosome 30, SaNama_1.0, whole genome shotgun sequence region CAGGTTCCTGATGTGAGAAGAACGCATCACTCAGTCTTTGAGCGATAACTATCACATCAGTGCCAACAGTTAATTGAGGGTGTGGTATTTCAAGAGGACTCTCTCAGTGTCTGTTTAGCAAgccaaagcatccttcacttacCTACTTCTGTCTTACAGCACATAATGGCTTCAACAACCATCTACATTCAAATCTAACATTTAGCACACTCTCCGAACAATCTAGCAATATCTGATAGGCTTGATCCTCAGTCCAGACTCCACACCATCCCTCTCACATTGCTCAGGAGGTCTGTTAAGTGGCTAGTACTGGGTAGTGAACATTCCTTTGGGAGGCTGAGGGCTCACCTGAGTGCCCCTGTGGCAGTCTCCCTGACGGCCAGGCTGCGGTCCAGCATTAGGGGCCCGAGACGTCTCACCGCATCCCGCTGGAGGAAGCCTGGGATGGTCTGGCTCTGCTGCACCACGCGTGATATGCTGGCACAGGCAAACTCACGCACGTCTGCACTGGGACTCtgcaactaaacacatacagtataaacagGGGTTATTTGGATATTCACTTTTCATACCATCTGTGTTCTTTTATCTTCCAGTTGTATATGTGGGAAACACTGTTTAGTGGCACTGAACTAGATTTTacaatgtactgaacaaaaatataaaatgcaacatgcaacaattttactgagttacagttcatataaggaaatcagtcaactgaaataaattaattaggcccggCCTAATCTATGGAatttacatgactgggcaggggagcaGCCATGGGTTGGCCTGGGAGAATGAGTTTTTCTCCCACAAAAGGACTTTACtagagacagaaatactcctcagtttcatctgctgtccgagtggctggtctcagacgatcccgcaggtgaagaagccggatgtagaggtcctggccTGGTTTCACATCGCctgcggttatgaggccggtttgatgttctgccaaattctctaaaacgacgttggaggcggcttatgttagagaaattaacattcaattctctggcaacagctctggtggacattcctgcagtcagcatgccaatttcacactccctcaaaacttgctatatctgtggcattgtgccgtgacaaaactgcacattttagagaggccttttgtccccagcacaaggtgcacctgggtaatgatcatgctgtttaatcatcttcttgatatgccacacctgtggaAGGATTATTTTGGAAAAGGAGAAGTGCTCTCTAACAGAGGTTTAAGCAATTTGTCAacaaaatatgctttttgtgcatatgcaaaacttctgggatctttaatatcagctcatgaaacatgggaccaacactccacatgtgtttatatttttgttcagtatacttctGTGAAATTGTAatgatttttttttgggggggggggggccacaGTTGAGCGTGAATATAAAAACGTAATAACACGTGGGTTTTTTTGCATATGCGGGAAGATCCTTAGGAAGACATTTAATTTGTCTTATGGACACATTGGTGAACAACATTGACAGCACTGACTTGCAAGAATTTATAAAATAGAGTGCAACATATGATCAATTACACCGAAATAACAGTACTGTTGTCAAAACTTGGGGCTCTTACTTTCTCCAGTAACTCCCCAGTTGGAGAGTCGACTCCATCAAAGAATTCACCGTGGTCCTGTTCCATTTCCTTTACAGCAGTTACCGACAGTCCCTCTGCGTTGAACTGTGGACGTCTAAATTTGTTAGTCTTACTTTTGCCCATAGCTTATTTCGATTAAGTGCGAAGCGATATTGATCTATCATGTAGTAGGCTGTCACACTCTCACGTTTCGCATCATTTTAAGACATGTGGAACATCGGTGGAGATTCGTCTGGTGACGTAAAATGGTGCCTACGCTCACAAAGCAGAAGGGGTGTCGTATTTATGTCGCAAAGACGAGACCAGGACCTCGTTTTTACACTTCATAGATTAATCCTTCTACTCCCTTTGAAAGAATTATCGGTCTAACATGGCTGGAAAACCACAAACTAATTTGCAGTGAATATAGTTAAACAATGCTTAAACGTATGAatacaataaaaataaatgtgaaGACAATTACACACTGAGGAGATACTTTCAAACAAGTTGTACACGCATTCACAATCTGAAGCAAAAGCATAGCTAAGTCTACAGGTTGCAACCATATACTACAGTAAATCACAGGAAACACATTTTCATACAAGTATTTATTAGGTATATAACAATTAGTTTAAAAATAGAAAGATTTATCTAAAACAAATGCATGTCATCATTAGAAATAAACACATCTGAACTCATGGCGAATGAGTTATGTCAAAGGGTGTGTGAGCCCAGAAGCAGCTTTAAGGGAAACCATAACACTGACTGAGATGCTGTTAAAGAGGCGTTTGATGTCCTCTCCCCTCACAATCCTTCATTAATATGTAATGGAGCACAACATAATCACCCCTCTTATTTCCCCAATCTTCTTCCTTCTTACGTTGTTTCAGATCCTCCAAACAGGATTCTGGTCCTTGTGTCAGTCTGTCGTTCAGTGGCAATCAACATAGTCATTAAGAACATTTTATTTCCCCACCTCTCCAAGTTTGTGGTTATTGGATGTGTGGCCGTGGTTTGAGAATTAGTTTTCCTGTCTGTAAGAGACATAACCATCAAAGTCAATACAATGCATAGATGTACAGGCAATAATTCAAAATcatacttttaaattatgtaATGGATGACCAAAAACATGACAGCTGGATTGAATTGATTAGGAATTAAGGTAATCTCAACGAAGATGATTTATGCAACTTACATCATCGCAGGACATGTTGTATTCCGCTAAAACTGTCCGACAGCGAGCTGCAATACTTGAAGAGAGTGAGTTAAAGGAGAAGTGTCCTATTTCTGAAGTAAATCTATTTTTTATATAAATTGCATGTTCTAGAAAGGTCCAGACACTTCTCTTGTGATTTGGCTTGTTTTTGAGAAACTAACCACAACAGCGATTCAATTTCTCATTGCTTGTTGTGCAGTATCAGGGCACACAAAAGATATGAACAAAAGCAAAAAATAAACAAGACCCTTTTGGAAACAAACacgctctcagtatagtgatgtatAGGATTATTAAGGCCACCAGATCCATAGCTGTCATTTACCATTCAACAGTATCACTACTTCCTTAAAGGATTATTTTCAGTACAGTGATgtaggtctttagatgttgtacatgtaacagtataactttacgtccgtcccctcgcccatacccaggctcgaaccagggaccctctgcacacatcaacaactgacacccacgaagcatcgttacccatcgctccacaaaggctgcggcccttgcagagcaaggggaaccactacttcaagtctcagagcaagtgacgtcaccgacttaAAGGCTGCTAGcacgcaccaccgctacctagctagccatttcacatcggttacatacacatgaaattgtgtcatttctaaCTTTATCTGCaacattttaatccattttggtCAAGTAGCACTGTTTCCCCCACGCAGCTGTGCAGGCCGAGCGAGTCCCTATTGTACACGGACATAGCCCATGCAACAGCTGGTAGAAGAAAAGTCTCGAGTTGCACAAAATGGAATATAACGTTGCGGATAAAGTTtggaatgacacaatttcatgtgtacaacatctaaagacctgggTTACTATACTGAAAATTCTCCTTCTTCGTAATCCTACTGAAAAAATTAAGTTTGGAACTTTAAACAAGAGGAAGGATACATTGATGGTGCAACGACTCGTTTGTGTATTCCAGCAAAGAACAGAGCGATCAAAGTGATGCAGCTGATGGTGAAGAACGGATGGTTCCACAACGATGAGAAGAAAGACACCTGAGAAAGACAGCCAGAGGTACAGAGAGATTatacaggcaaacacacacaaccaaactaAAATCACAAACACACTGATCTGTGTGAAAGGTATCCTACTTTATCACATACACAATCAAGCTGCCATCACAAACATACCGACCTTCTGTGTGTCAGGGTCTATCAACCAGTTCCAGGCTCCAGTTGTCGTACAAACAGAGACCACTATTAGAATCACTGAAACAAATGTGAGATATTGAATTAAATCACCATAAAAAGTGCCAGAATAATGTAGGCCTGAATCCTTtacaagaaaatacaaaatagtCTGGCTGGGAGGCCATTTACTCTTGAAATGTTACTGATTGTGGTTTGACAGTTGCAGTGTAGTCATTGATTATAGTTAGACCGTTTCAATATAGTCATTCATTATGGTTAGACAGAGTTGGAACTACAACTACTTACTTCGCCACCTCCCAGTTGCAGGTTGCAAACAGGAGACGTATTCTGTTAATCTTCTCTCAAAAGCTTTTAGATCTGCAAAAACAAGCTGCGCGTCAGGGCATTCATCTATATTTCTACCAATGTTCTTCATCAAAACCACACAGAAGGAACATACAATATCCTTTATATGCGCTGTGCTTGATTGGTTTGGAACCAATGGAGTAATTCAAAAGTAAATTAAGCACACCTGCATAGTGAAGGCTCCGATTCCACTGAATTGCTATTGGAAGAGTAAATTGTAGCTTCATAGTTAACCGTTACATCTTCACGAGGACGCCCGTCCAAAACGACTGAATTATGTTTAGTTTGGACTGGCAAAACAAGCCTATAGTTAACGACCTTCTGTGATAACCTGGACATAAATAGAATCAATCAAATGGGGTAAAGTATGCGGATACGTTTGCATTGGTTAACAGTTCTGGCGCTACCTGTTCTGGCGAGCGTGTAGCGGTGGTCTTCTGGGGCTAACAACTACCGGTATGCTAACTATTtacagcatagctagctagccggCTAATTAGTGTAGCTAACAAGCCTTTGTGTGAATTTATTTTGTACAAGTTAATGTCGAACCCCCGCGGAGGGAAATCAGCAAAAATGTAATTAGCTTGAGTTTGGTATTTTGACTAATTTACCAATGAATGTCCTTTAAGAGAAAACGTTAGCCTAACTAGTTTCGTCACCGCGGCTGGCTAACAAACGACTCAAGTGAATTGTAAAGGCACGTTTGTCACCGTGCGTTTTACTTCAAAGCGAAACTTCACTTATAATAACATGCATCATGATTTGTGAAAATAAATGAATTTGCTTGCCATGTTGACTACCTTCGGCCTGTTCCAAGGAATTCATTGCTCTTCTCTCCGGCTGGTGGACGTGCTAGCTAGTTCTCCTGGGCAATTGGGAACAGGCGAAAACCTTAACGTAGATTGGCCGATTTCGGAAAATGTACAGTGATTGGCTTAAACAAGCAACTGCTACGGCGCAACCCCAAGCACCTACTCTTCAGATATGATCTGAAAGTAGGTCGCAGAGACTAAATAACCATTGaatatgtatttgtttaaaagCATCTTTATTGACTGTTCAAAGACCGCACAAACAACTCTGGTGAAATAATTTTGTTATATTGACAGAATACTAAATGTGTTTTGTAAATCTCACTGATCTCAATGGGGAGAATATTTGGTCAATGTAGCAGCAACTAGATTTGCCTAGGCTACGTTACAATTACATCACATTAAATATGAAATGTTCCAGGCAATCAAGTTCTTAAATAGTGTAGCCAGCTTTGTTGTTTATGGGAACCAGCTTGTTTGCTAACAACACATTAAACATTTCCTTCAGCACTATCCACATCATCATCAGATATGTCTTTCATATCCAAAACATCAAAACCATCCTGGTTGTTGTAGGTGACCTCACTGAAGGTCCAGCCAATTAGAGCTCTGAATCCTGTAGCCGTCTGCATCGAGCAGATGGACTTGTTGGTGAATAGAGACTTTGGATCTGTCTGAAGGCAGTGGGAAGTCTCTAGGAAATTATCAACCCCACGGGGAACCAGGGTGAAGCCGTAGATCTTCGTGGTTGGGCTCTTGTCTACCAGAGGCGAGTTGGTAAAGGCATTGAGAACCAGAGGCTTTTGACCAGTCTTCTCCAGGGTCCACAGGTCTCCATCTTGTATGAGACGGAAGACGCCAGGGGATTGTGGCTGGTCCTTCCTGGAGACGAGCTCAAGAGGGTGCCATATTTGGGAGGATACCCCAAAGCTCACGTCTGCAATGTAAGCAGTCCCATCAATAACTACCTTGTTGATGAGGTGAGAGTCTTTTGGGCCGAACTGGTTTATGGTGTTGTTGTAGACTCTTGAATCCAGTGTTACTGGATTATAACCTATCTCTTTTAGCACCCAAGCAAAGAGGAGGTTATTCTCACAACACCAACCCCCCGATTGCTCCTCACAATCTTATTGAAAATCAACTCATGGTCCATAGTGATCTTCTCACCACAGTGAATGCTGAGGTTTTCAAATGGTATTGACATCACATGGTGTTTGTGGACCTGGTTCAGTGTTTCAAGGTCTGGTTTAGAAAATGGGCCGTGGAACCCGATCCTCTTGAAGTACTCTTCCAGATTCATTTTGTCCTAAGAGTAAACAAAACAAAGACACTGCATGAGTTTATGCTTTTGCAGGATTTACGACTACATATACAGAAACTAACATCCGCTAATGTCTCATTCACAATTTGTTTTTCACATGGAGTAAGATCCTATTTTCAATTGAAACACCACCACGTAGGCATTATCCTTGAGTTGAAGGATAAAGGATTAAAGAATAGACAAAAACGTGTGATACTACATGGAGGCACAGGCAGCTATTTTTCATTTCCATTTGATGATTACTTACTTTCAAAGGCAGTGAAAAAGTAGCTTCTCAAAGTACTGCTCACTGTTCAGAGTTCTTCAGGGCAAGAAGGGCAAAGCAGTTGTGCATTAAAAGAGATAATAATGCCTCTTACATGATTAAAACGGAGCACctgtcatatatacatatattcatataCGTGGTTTAGGTGGCCTCCGGCTGCTTTAGAGCCTGCTTGTGACCATAGGATTAAAGCTTACACAACACACCCCATGACAAGGCACAAGACTGATCTTGCACAACACAAGGTTCCCCATTGACACAATGGTTCTTCAGTGTCTCAAGGATGCTAGAGCGCCAAAACTAAACCGCCTGACTTAAGTAATTGCTCACATCCCTCTAATCAGGAAACCCCCTAGCCCCAGATAGTAACGGCCAGTCACAGTTCCCCTTATCTCATGACTCCTGGACACACACAAATATTTCAtctcgcacgaacacacacacctcactcccatctctactggtcgggtgccaagagcagaggactctgctgtgCACCAATGGGGCTACTGCTAAGGCCAGAGCAGACCCGCCTCCAACTCTTCAGGACCAGTCAGAAGACCGACACGAAGAGATTCTACCTACATTGTTCCATGTATAAAATCTGCTGTAATCTCTGTTTAGGTTACCCTTTTCAGCTGACTCCTTAAGAGCTATATGATTAGGTCCGTGCACGATAAACTGCAGGACAAGATATCTTTGACTCAATAAAcctgccattttgctacaactgaaatccactctgtccagtgtccatgatttggtctcactctccagtaaatgaaacaccaacaaaacttggtagcagaggatggttgttTCCTGAATTAGATCCACGATAGGTCGGTGTGAGAGACGAGACCAGTCACCCGGTTCAAATCAGACGGAAGAGTGACCTGCAGTCCAGGAGATCTTCAACCATTCGACTTGCCTCAGGAAACTGATCAGAGCGCTCAACTAAAAGGTAGCAGAGCCTGTTAAATCAAAATCTGCATATTATATTTTAGTACGACCAAATTTTGATCAGTAGTACTGAGTGTGAGTATGAATCGTTGCTAAATTGTTACTAAACTGTTGTAGGCATAGTTCAAAAGATATCTTGTGCTGAATAGATAGACCGTCCTGACACTGAATTGATCACAGTGGGGATTGGTGTGGTCTGTGGGGGTGAGGGGTAAGGgtgactgtgtgttctgtgtgaacATTTTTATATCACTAGGTATTATTTGTATACCGTTCTGTGTGAGCGGGTTAGGGTTACTCTGTGTGAGTATTTTGTTTATTTGTATACCGTTCTGTGTGAGCGGGTTAGGGTTACTCTGTGTgagtattttgtttatttttataccGTTCTGTGTGAGCGGGTTAGGGTTACTCTGTgtgtattttgtttatttttataccgttctgtgtgagcgggttagggttactctgtgtgagtattttgtttatttttataccGTTCTGTGTGAGCGGGTTAGGATTACTCTGTGTgagtattttgtttatttttataccGTTCTGTGTGAGCGGGTTAGGATTACTCTGTGTgagtattttgtttatttttataccGTTCTGTGTGAGCGGGTTAGGGTTACTCTGTGTGAGTATTTTGTTTATTTGTATACCGTTCTGTGTGAGCGGGTTAGGTTGACTCTGTGTGAGTAACCTTTTGATTATGTTCTGTGTGAACATTGGACCAGTTCTGTGTGAGCGGGTTAGGTTGACTCTGTGTGGGTAACCTTTTGATTATGTTCTGTGTGAACATTGGACCAGTTCTGTGTGAGCGGGTTAGGTTGACTCTGTGTGGGTAACCTTTTGATTATGTTCTGTGTGAACATTGGACCAGTTCTGTGTGAGCGGTTTAGGTTGACTCTGTGTGGGTAACCTTTTGATTATGTTCTGTGTGAACATTGGACCAGTTCTGTGTGAGCGGGTTAGGTTGACTCTGTGTGAGTAACCTTTTGATTATGTTCTGTGTGAACATCTGACCAATCCTATGTGGATCTTTAAAGTTATATGTGGGTACCTAAGCATTTATTAACCACATGAATTAAATGAACCGAATCTGCATAGACCTATTACTTAGGCTGTGTCTGAGGTGTGGTTCCAGGTGTATTGATGAACCGAATCTGCATGTAAAAATGTCCTATTGATAAGTTGTGTACTATCGAATAGGTCGTGTATGAGGTGTGGTTAAATGGACTGAATCTGCATGTAAAATGTCCTATTGATAAGTTGTGTACTATCGAATAGGTCGTGTATGAGGTGTAGTCGGGTAGGATTAGTATAACTGTTATTTGTGTGCTAAGATAGCAAAagtatgtgcaggttcgaagttgacatgggttgaagccctgcctctggcgttgatggccatgagagcctctccaggggcaggcacccatctctctcctcatgagataatgactggaagagtcatgcctggtccaccaagagagggaggtcatatgcccgctcttgatgtctGATTATGTGAAACTACTGACGGaactctctgcagcactctctACCCAGGTTTGCAAGGTCCAAGAGGGGGAGCTGCCGGGAGACACGCCACCACTGAAGGTAAAAGTTGGTGACTGGGTgagggttaaagtccacaagagaaagtggctggaacccaggtggactggaccgtacgaagtgaaggaggttacttcacactcagttcaggtcaaaggtaaatcaggcgcaccttggcaccacctcacacattgcactccagctccaattccttccagaacactgacagaagtcagagctgatttgagcggcccaaattcgattccaaatgaagacactcctgactcaggtgatgcggcatcaaactccgcctcccctgaaaaaggaacctcgcccagttagagggacatttctccctccctgggcaaggctagggatatctggccccttatttgtgatattcctccaCACACTCATAACTCTTTTTGTGTGCGAGGGTGAGACACAAGAGATAAGTCTGTGCCTGCACCACGAATACATCCCTGGTTTCGACCAAGGACGGGCTAAGCATACAAAGATAGAAATAAACACCACATAGTAGAAGACTAACTAAACCTAGATAACGCATTACACATATTATCAGACGAATATTAGAATAGACTgagtggagagctgtgcagagaatggacagaagatggcagtattgcagcactcaacggtctcccagccgacggggag contains the following coding sequences:
- the LOC120025026 gene encoding nuclear envelope phosphatase-regulatory subunit 1-like isoform X2, producing the protein MNSLEQAEDLKAFERRLTEYVSCLQPATGRWRMILIVVSVCTTTGAWNWLIDPDTQKVSFFSSLWNHPFFTISCITLIALFFAGIHKRVVAPSIIAARCRTVLAEYNMSCDDTGKLILKPRPHIQ
- the LOC120025026 gene encoding nuclear envelope phosphatase-regulatory subunit 1-like isoform X1 — translated: MNSLEQAEGSQHDLKAFERRLTEYVSCLQPATGRWRMILIVVSVCTTTGAWNWLIDPDTQKVSFFSSLWNHPFFTISCITLIALFFAGIHKRVVAPSIIAARCRTVLAEYNMSCDDTGKLILKPRPHIQ